The nucleotide window TAAAGAGTTTATAAAAATAACAAAAAAACTATCACTACAAGAACAAGCTTTGCTTTACTCATTAATTAAAGTAAATTCAAATTTTGATAACAAATTTATTTCAAAAGAGTTTACAATAGGACTATTAAGTCAAAACTATAAGCTTGAAAATATAGAGGATTTTTATAAAAATGGTCTTAGCTTAGAAAAAAGTATTTTTTTGCTAAATAAAGAGCTTTTAGAAGATATAAATATTAATCCTATTATAAAATATTTAACTGTAGAAAATAAAAATAATCATTTAAAATTATTAAAAAAGAATTTTAAATTAAATGAAAAACTAGATAAAAACCTTGCATTTGAATTTATCACTGATAAAAAACTTGAAGAGTTTATTTTAAATTACTATTTTTATATTAATAATAACACTAAAAAAGGGAAAAAGAAGATAAAGTTATCTTCTATTTTTGAAAACTTAAAGTAGCAGTTCCATATTTGCTATGAATAAATTCTAAATTTAATTCTCTTTCTTTTTCTTTATTATTAAATTTTACTAAATAATATCTAGCCCATGGGTTTTTTAGTGGAATAGAACTTACTAATTTAGAATCTGTTTCTAAACCTTTTAAACTCACTGATTCTTTTTCATTTAATAAAAGTTTGTATGAGTCTTTAAAGAAGTTTTCTTTATCTTTATTTGCAATTTGAACTCCAAGAATAAAAGTTTCTATAGTATCACTTTTATATTTTTCATCAACATAATTTAAATATGTAACAAAAATTAAAGCTTCAACTTCATTATTATTTAGCAAATCACGTTTTTTTGTATATTGAATTGCTTTTGCACTTAGCTTATCCTTTTCAAAGTAATTTAATGCACTGGTTTTGTCTGCACAAGCTGAAAAAAATAGCGCTAAAAATAGTATAAAAAAACTACTGATTATCTTCATAAAAAACATCCTAAATTATTATAAGATGGTATCTTATCCTAATTTTACTTTAACAAATATTTAGATAAAATCTTCCCTATGAATAATCAATACAAAAAACTCGCAGTTGCTTTTAGTGGTCCGTCAAATAGTGGAAAAACTACCCTTGTTATAAAGGTTTCAACTCTTTTACAAGAGAAAGGATACAAAGTTTGTATCGTAAAACATGACCCTGGAGATAAAGCAACTTTTGATGTTCCTAAAAAAGATAGTTTCAAATTCTTTGAAACAGGTGCAAATGTTGCTGTAGTAAGTCCTAAAAGAACTACATATTTTAAAAATGAAACTTCATCGATTGATGAGATTATTGAAACTTTTAAAGACTTTGATTATTTATTAGTTGAAGGACTAAAAACTCTTCCTCTACCTAGAATTACGATCTTTAGGAATAAAGTAGATGAAGCTTATTTTAAATATAGTAACTCAATTGCTTTTGATGAAACTATTAATGAAAATGAAATTCCTTCTAACTTAGATAAACTAGACTTAAATAACCCAGAAGAGATAATCAACTGGATTGAAAAAAATGCAAAGAGAGTTTAATGCAAGAAATATTTGAAGCAATAAAAGAAGCTAGTAAACAAATACAAGAAGTTATAGAATTAGGTGATACAGCAAAAAGTGAAAATGAAAACTCTACTGGTGATACTCAATTAAAACTTGATATTGCAAGTGATATAATCATTGAAAAAGTTTTTGCGACAATTCCATCAATTAAATCAATTGTTAGTGAAGAACAAGAAAATATTGTCAATTTAAATGAAAATGGAGAATATTTAATAGCTTACGATCCATTAGATGGGTCTTCGTTGGTTGATGTAAATTTATCTGTTGGTTCTATTTATGGTATATATAAAAATGATTTTACTGGAGATAATATTATTGCTTCAGTTTATGTTGTATTTGGACCAAGAGTAGAAATGGTTGTTGCATATGAAAATAGTGTAAAACTATATAGACTTTTTGATGGCGAATTTAATTATATAAAAGATATTAAATTAGAGCAAAAAGGAACATTAACAGCAACAGGTTCAACTCAAATGTGTTGGTCAACACACCATAAAGAACTTATAAATAGTATGTATGAAGCTGGATATTATTTAAGATATTCAGGAGGTATGGTTCCTGATTTACACCAAATCCTTCTAAAAGGTGGAGGATTATTTTCTTATCCTGGGACAACAGATAAACCAAAGGGTAAATTAAGACAACTATTTGAGGTTTTTCCTTTTGCTTTAGCCTATGAATTTGCAGGAGGAAGAGCTGTTGATGGTAAAAATAGAGTTTTAGAAATATCTACAACTCACATTCATGATACAAGCCCTTGTTTTTTTGGATCTAATGATGAAATTAATAGAGTATTAGAAGTTTACAAAAATCATGTCTGAAAACCAAGAGAAAGATCAATGGGAATTAAACTTAGAAAGAGTAAAGGCAGAACTAAATAGTTGCCAAATGTCTTTACATAATAAGCAATCATGTCAACCAGATAATAAATTTTGTGACAAGTTTTTTGATTGTGAACTAAGAAAAAAATATGTAGTTGCTGTTTATGAGTCTATGAATAAAGGCTCTGGCGGTGGATTTGAATTTTAATTAAAAGAAGAAGGTATTTATATGGAAAACTCTTGTAAAAATGTTTATATTACAACTCCTATTTATTATGTAAATGATGTAGCTCATATTGGTCATGCATATACAACAATTATTGCTGATATGTTAGCAAGATACTCAAGATTAACTGGATATAACACATATTTTTTAACAGGAACAGATGAACATGGGCAAAAGATTGCTCAAAGTGCAGAACAAAGAGGAAAAACTGCAAAAGAGTATGCTGATGAAGTATCAGGTAAGTTTAGAAAACTTTGGGATGATTTTGATATCTCTTATGATAAATTTATACGTACAACAGATGAAGAACATAAAATTGGTGTTCAAAAAGCTTTTGAAAAAATGTATGAAAAAGGTGATATTTATAAAGGTGAGTATGAAGGTTTTTATTGTGTATCATGTGAGACTTTCTTTACAGAAAAACAACTTATAGATGAACAATTTTGTCCTGATTGTGGTAAACCTACAAATATTGTAAAAGAAGAGAGTTATTTCTTTAAATTATCAAAATATGAAGATAAATTAATTAAATGGTACGAAGAGAATGAAGATTGTATTTTACCAAGAGCAAAGAAAAATGAAATTATGAACTTTGTAAAAGGTGGATTAAAAGACCTTTCTATTTCAAGAACATCTTTTGATTGGGGTGTAAAACTTCCAGAATCTTTAAATGAACCAATGCATGTAATGTATGTTTGGTTAGATGCTTTAATGAACTATGTTACTGCATTAGGTTATGGTACAGATGAAAAAAACATGGAGTTTTGGCCTGCAAAAGTTCATTTAGTTGGAAAAGATATTTTAAGATTCCACTCTGTTTATTGGCCAGCCTTTTTAATGTCTTTAGATTTACCATTACCAGATCATATTGCAGCTCATGGATGGTGGACAAGAGATGGTGAAAAAATGTCTAAATCAAAAGGGAATGTTGTAGATCCAAAAGAAGTAGCAGATGCTTATGGTTTAGATGCATTTAGATATTTCATGTTAAGAGAAGTTCCATTTGGACAAGATGGAGATTTTTCTCAAAAAGCTTTAATGGATAGAATTAACTCTGATTTAGGAAATGATTTAGGAAACCTTTTAAATAGAATTTCTGGAATGTCTGGAAAATATTTTGATTTTAAAATTGATTCAAAAGATGTTATAAAATATCATGAAAAAGAGTTAAATGAAGTTCAAGAGATTTTAGACAATGTAGAGAAATATGTATTTAATATGCAACTTAATAAATATTTAGAAGATATTTGGAAAGTATTAACAATTGCAAATAGAGCAATTGGTGATTATGAACCTTGGACAAAAATGAAAGAAGGTAAAGAAGATGAAGCAATGGCATTAGTTGCTTTAATTACTAATATTATGGCTAAAGTTGCCCTACTTTTAGATTCAGTTATGCCAGAAAAGATTTCTAAAATTGCTACTTCATTAGGTCTTGAAATCAATAATGATTCATACAATAAACTTATTGTAAATAAAGAGCTTATGGGGGAAACAACTATTACAAAAGTAGAACAACTTTTCCCAAGAATTGAAGAAATTTTATTAGAACAAGCAAAACCTACTGAAGTTTCAAAAGCTGAACCTGAAGAGAAAAAAACTTCTAAAAAAGAAGAAAAAACTGAGTCTGAAGAAGATAATCTAATTACAATCGACCAATTCTTTGAAACAACTTTAAGAATTGGAACAATTATAGAGGCTGAAGAAGTTCCAAAATCTAAAAAGCTTTTAAAGCTTCAAGTTGATGTAGGTGAAGAAAAACCTAGACAAGTACTTGCAGGAATTAAAGAATTCTATTCTGCTGAGAGTTTAGTTGGTACACAAGCTTGTGTTGTAGCAAATTTAAAACCAGCTAAATTAATGGGTATGTTAAGTGAAGGTATGCTTCTTGCAGCAAAAGATGAGAATGGTTTATCTTTAATAAGACCAGAAACTTCAAAAACTAATGGGACAAAAATAAGCTAGTGCAAATTACATCTTTATTAGATATAGTTGATGGTAGGTTACTAAACCAACCATCAATCTCTTTTATATACTCTATTAAAACTAATGCAAGAAAAGTAAAAGAAGGAGACCTTTTTATTGTTCAAAATAAAGAGGAAATCAAAGAAGCATTGGAAAATGGTGCTTTTGCTTTAATTATTGATGAAAACGTTGAAGTAATTGATAATGAAATTGCATGGATTAAAGTTAATAATTTAAATGAAGCAATTACAAAATTAATTAGATTCCAACTTTCAAATAAAAAACTTACTGCATTTTATTGTAATAGTGTTAGTTATGACCTTTTTGAAATTCTTAAAAAATCCACAACGCATAATCATATAAAACTTATTCCAAAAAAGTTATCAAAGTTTTTTAAATTTATAGATGATATTGAAGATAATGATACAATAATATGTTCATGTCAAAAAACACTTGAAAATATATATCCAGTAAATTTTGATTTTAATACTAAGCAATATGAAATAAAAAACTTAATTGAGCACTCTATATTTGAGACTACTTTTTCTTATCAAGATAGATATTTCTCAAAAATAAAAATACCAAGTTTATATTTAAAAGAGTTTTTAGATGTATATAGTTTTTTAGGTTTTGATGCAGATTTAAATAAATTGAAAAAGTTTAATAAATTAAGACCTATATTTGTTGATAAACTAATTAACCATACTGATTATGGAAGAACAGATAAATTTTTAATAGCTCAAGAAAACAAAGAGCTAATAGAAGAAGAAATAAAATATTTAAAAAATAAGTATAAATATGCAAAGATTTTGTATTTTTCTTTTGAAGAAGAGCTTTATACAGAAAATATTGAATATATTCATTTGACTTCTTTACATAATTTAAAAGCTTTTTTAAAGAAAAACTCTTTTAATGCGGCCTATTTTGTTGGTTTAGATCATGATACATTATATGAACAAGTATCTAAAGAAAATAATAGCCCAACATTGATTTAAAGTACTTTTAGTAAATCATACCAAAAGTACTTACAACCTTACCTACAATATTTAATTCACTGTTATCTAATACTTGTTTAGGATAATCTTTATTATCAGATATTACATCTAATTTTCCATCTACTCTTTTTTGTATTCTCTTTACAAATAATCCATGGTTTGTTGTAAATGCATATATTCCATCCCTTGATGCATCTTTTTTAGTTTTGTCAATAAAAATCACATTATCACTATTTAAAGTTGGTTCCATAGAGTCCCCTACTACATTAATAGCTTCAATATTTTTAAGATTTTCTTTTCCACCTAACATATTTATAAAATATGGGGGAACTTCTAAACTTTCATATTCATCATCATTTTCATATGCTCCACCACCAGCACTTACTCTTACTTCAGGATAATATCTAATCCAATATTTATCTGTAGAATCAACTAATGAACCTGGATTTTGATTGTAGAGTAACCAGTTAATTGATATCTTTTTTCTTGCACAAAAGTCTAAAATATTAGAAAATGGTATTTTTCCTCTATTTTTCATTGTTGCAAAATTTACTTGGCTTAAATCTAAAGCTCCGGCTACATCTTTATCAAAAACCTTTCCTAACTTTCCATCTTTACTTATAATATCTTTTAATTTTTCTATTATCTCTGGTACAGCTAACATAATAACTCCTTTTTTGAATTATATTACAAAATGCAATATTTTTCAAGGGTTTTGAAAAAAAAGTATAAACTTTTGACATATTTTTATTAAAAGGACTAAAAAATGTCAGCAAAAATAACTAAAGCAACAAACTCTGTAATGAATTTTTTATTAAAAATTGATAATTTATTATTAGTTGTTGGTAAAAAAATATTATAAAAACTAATAATATATTCAAATTACAAAATTTGTAATAAGATAATCTACAAAATAAATTTTACTAAAGCAAAGTTTCTATAGAATTAGAACACTAATTACACGATGGTAACCACGGGGAGTAATATGGAAACAAACTTAATTGCGGAGGCAGTAAAGTTTATGGTCTTAGGAATGGGGATAGTATTCTTGTTCTTGATCGTAATGGTCTATGCTTTAAAACTGCAAGCAAAAATCATAGGGAAGTATTTTCCAGAGAAAAGTACACCAGTACCTACAAAGCCCACAGTAACTACAGGGGCGAAAAATATAAACGAAACTGCAAAGATAGCGGCTGTAGTAGCAGCTGTTCAACATCATAAAAATCTAAAAGGTTAAATTAAATGTCAAAAAAATATATTGATGTTATGGATACTACATTTAGAGATGGATTTCAGTCTGTCTTTGGAGGTAGAGTTTTAATGGAAGATTTTTTTCCAGCTGTAGAAGCTGCGAAAGAAGCAGGTATAAA belongs to Arcobacter sp. CECT 8983 and includes:
- the mobB gene encoding molybdopterin-guanine dinucleotide biosynthesis protein B, whose product is MNNQYKKLAVAFSGPSNSGKTTLVIKVSTLLQEKGYKVCIVKHDPGDKATFDVPKKDSFKFFETGANVAVVSPKRTTYFKNETSSIDEIIETFKDFDYLLVEGLKTLPLPRITIFRNKVDEAYFKYSNSIAFDETINENEIPSNLDKLDLNNPEEIINWIEKNAKRV
- a CDS encoding class 1 fructose-bisphosphatase translates to MQEIFEAIKEASKQIQEVIELGDTAKSENENSTGDTQLKLDIASDIIIEKVFATIPSIKSIVSEEQENIVNLNENGEYLIAYDPLDGSSLVDVNLSVGSIYGIYKNDFTGDNIIASVYVVFGPRVEMVVAYENSVKLYRLFDGEFNYIKDIKLEQKGTLTATGSTQMCWSTHHKELINSMYEAGYYLRYSGGMVPDLHQILLKGGGLFSYPGTTDKPKGKLRQLFEVFPFALAYEFAGGRAVDGKNRVLEISTTHIHDTSPCFFGSNDEINRVLEVYKNHV
- the metG gene encoding methionine--tRNA ligase, whose protein sequence is MENSCKNVYITTPIYYVNDVAHIGHAYTTIIADMLARYSRLTGYNTYFLTGTDEHGQKIAQSAEQRGKTAKEYADEVSGKFRKLWDDFDISYDKFIRTTDEEHKIGVQKAFEKMYEKGDIYKGEYEGFYCVSCETFFTEKQLIDEQFCPDCGKPTNIVKEESYFFKLSKYEDKLIKWYEENEDCILPRAKKNEIMNFVKGGLKDLSISRTSFDWGVKLPESLNEPMHVMYVWLDALMNYVTALGYGTDEKNMEFWPAKVHLVGKDILRFHSVYWPAFLMSLDLPLPDHIAAHGWWTRDGEKMSKSKGNVVDPKEVADAYGLDAFRYFMLREVPFGQDGDFSQKALMDRINSDLGNDLGNLLNRISGMSGKYFDFKIDSKDVIKYHEKELNEVQEILDNVEKYVFNMQLNKYLEDIWKVLTIANRAIGDYEPWTKMKEGKEDEAMALVALITNIMAKVALLLDSVMPEKISKIATSLGLEINNDSYNKLIVNKELMGETTITKVEQLFPRIEEILLEQAKPTEVSKAEPEEKKTSKKEEKTESEEDNLITIDQFFETTLRIGTIIEAEEVPKSKKLLKLQVDVGEEKPRQVLAGIKEFYSAESLVGTQACVVANLKPAKLMGMLSEGMLLAAKDENGLSLIRPETSKTNGTKIS
- a CDS encoding peptidoglycan synthetase, yielding MQITSLLDIVDGRLLNQPSISFIYSIKTNARKVKEGDLFIVQNKEEIKEALENGAFALIIDENVEVIDNEIAWIKVNNLNEAITKLIRFQLSNKKLTAFYCNSVSYDLFEILKKSTTHNHIKLIPKKLSKFFKFIDDIEDNDTIICSCQKTLENIYPVNFDFNTKQYEIKNLIEHSIFETTFSYQDRYFSKIKIPSLYLKEFLDVYSFLGFDADLNKLKKFNKLRPIFVDKLINHTDYGRTDKFLIAQENKELIEEEIKYLKNKYKYAKILYFSFEEELYTENIEYIHLTSLHNLKAFLKKNSFNAAYFVGLDHDTLYEQVSKENNSPTLI
- a CDS encoding S24 family peptidase; protein product: MLAVPEIIEKLKDIISKDGKLGKVFDKDVAGALDLSQVNFATMKNRGKIPFSNILDFCARKKISINWLLYNQNPGSLVDSTDKYWIRYYPEVRVSAGGGAYENDDEYESLEVPPYFINMLGGKENLKNIEAINVVGDSMEPTLNSDNVIFIDKTKKDASRDGIYAFTTNHGLFVKRIQKRVDGKLDVISDNKDYPKQVLDNSELNIVGKVVSTFGMIY
- a CDS encoding OadG family protein; amino-acid sequence: METNLIAEAVKFMVLGMGIVFLFLIVMVYALKLQAKIIGKYFPEKSTPVPTKPTVTTGAKNINETAKIAAVVAAVQHHKNLKG